From Paenibacillus sp. V4I7, one genomic window encodes:
- a CDS encoding S-layer homology domain-containing protein: protein MKYLLRSIEIRIVVCIMLLLSVISPMVEMETLSAEATDTQLFYDSFEYGNGVAVPTTSPSLWTQDGLNGSLVKTTTSGMHTGTYGIKIDATDSLSLHLSTVGYQHIQLSYWYKSSVTAGSVKVEYSANGGSTWFALDPINSAQGSFEQRTYTITAATYTPIDNLPDVRVRFSVDSTLTGNIYIDDVVVRGTAISAPDEPSTPQPEGPEIEFFSDNFDDPDNYGSAGSVTIPSQWVQEGAGGSVAKTSTSTSAPSLPNFVKIDANDALALPLNTTGYGNIKLSYFTRASSYISGSMIVEWSGNGGSSWSTLEEFKLAPGTSEQKNSESNKLKTWVLGGATNNNANLKIRFRVGDPMQANMYMDSVSIKGQAIPGIPPAVTPVPTPPPSTDPVPFPVPKGVTLYEDVEIGTAGSRPLYTSIAVPDTLPAAPLPVVVYIHGGGWNHGDRKQALANICGYVTKRGYIGVSLDYRLTPEAPFPAQIQDVKLAIRYLRANASQYHIDPDRIGVWGSSAGGHLASLLGTSGDLLTSDQVVLDNGNTVHVPDLEGSGGWQEYSDKVQAVADWFGPADFTTAFANNYSSVTALLGGNKAFTVPDQARLAMPGTYASPDDPPFWIRHGDADSTIPYTDSVTFANQLTAAGVPVVDFKVVPGQGHGFTGTASETANAEAWAFMDQHVKNRTVTEHILYKDGHTPSNPKDPNPPAPTGPNVSAVLDPSIFTMEVNGSKELTVSLTPNDAVTQTVTWITYDSSVATVSSSGLTSALVSAVGPGTTKIRANVTTSVNQQVYADSEITVVPQRPSGPGTVVENEIGSPLPTDDALIDSSKAGMNFNSATGTSAGLFSVSSGSTNKKYVYFKYDLSGLSDPDYKYIFQVAGKRGSSNTNVELSLYGIENTEWMETGLTWGNSPVNNLADAAFIGKFTVSTDKGSSPELYSVDVSDYVRSHLTQGKVAFVVGDPENTGISLNLYSKEANGTSNPRPRLVVKEVVDISNDNTPPSWLSASHLAVSNLGTDFINLYWPAAVDNTKVIEYRIYQNNTLLAAVNGSTSYNAVGLSPGAVYTFKVEAVDAAGNISTSPLTFSRTTLSAPLTPLTVIGVTASGSDGNIEINTIDSNSYTRWSSSGDGQWIMYDLDDIKRVGYVGIGFYKGDVRSTNFEIETSEDGTTWTQRFSGSSKGTTTTMQAFDIPDTDARYVRISGHGNSDGSTFTSITDVHVYPPFANGDTPVAHIPYVVPGPPPGAVPFTEPGMTNADGTNHPIHMPHVTSGRVINVLDYGADPADNAADDRSAIQAAINAAVEGGEVYLPNGTYNLNTAPDGTTNLLLKTGVNLRGESESGAVLKTALNKVKNSTVLKAANQHELVISNLTLTSTWAGAYTTDHTVNNPANGGPDSMIAISNYGEYPSYNITIDHVTVEKFTRMGIRIDNSHDVVVRNSTFRNATDVGPGGSGYGVAIQGMAKVNRLGYDNDTKWNLVENSSFEGPYLRHGALVQFVAHNNTIRNNQFTRTKLDAIDLHGELEYLNDIYGNLITDIITGGAVGLGNTGGTAPSNHSKSGPKNHIHDNIIRNSREGIVVTMGTPDTIIANNIIENTTNIDGASGINVLNGPGTMIRNNIIRNNTATNYWAILLEHDKGDEKANYIGEGDPLNVQILNNTITGNANGIHLQAGTNIVLRGNILENSGTNYLKAPGVTTVEEVEPPIGDEPSSNTDLSDLTLSTGTQESNADIGVTEIKTVGDKQVAFTFVNEKQIDKALQNTDSSLLAISVESGDAEQVNVKLSSKALQKMIDAKSIQTISVDTKLGTYLLPIQQIDIIQWAAQLNVYLENMQLEIIISRNDSAKQHAESSGFKVLAAIDFTIQVSMADGKMMDIDSFTHYVARAIKTEIPVMEGNLAAVRVSTDSSGSVSYEPVPFSVKGNEVIIYSRTNSTYLLLKNHLSFKDTQRHWAKDDIEKMANRRIVQGVSSEEFHPDVPVTRAEFAVLLTRFLGLEKTAGLSGKISFEDVPSDAWYRDSLAAAVGSGIVSGYENNAFRPDGTISRQEMALMIYRAIQFAGSKDQEPANQQPIFMDQDIIADWAQEAVNRLTGMKLMEGVSNGSFAPSDVSTRAQSAVMLSRMLPVLSFTR from the coding sequence ATGAAGTACTTACTGCGAAGTATTGAGATACGGATAGTTGTATGCATCATGCTGCTGCTGAGCGTTATTTCACCAATGGTTGAAATGGAAACGCTTTCGGCTGAGGCGACAGACACACAGCTCTTTTATGATAGTTTTGAATATGGTAATGGCGTTGCAGTCCCGACAACATCGCCATCGCTATGGACGCAAGACGGTCTGAATGGAAGTCTGGTGAAGACGACAACCAGCGGCATGCATACGGGTACCTATGGCATAAAAATAGATGCGACCGATTCGCTAAGCCTACATCTAAGTACGGTTGGATATCAACATATTCAGTTGAGTTATTGGTACAAATCAAGTGTCACAGCAGGTAGCGTAAAGGTGGAGTATTCCGCAAACGGAGGTTCCACTTGGTTTGCTTTGGATCCCATTAATAGTGCGCAAGGCTCCTTTGAACAAAGAACGTATACCATTACGGCAGCAACGTACACACCTATTGATAATCTTCCGGATGTCAGAGTGAGATTCAGCGTGGACTCAACGCTAACAGGCAACATCTATATTGATGATGTGGTAGTTAGAGGCACAGCCATTTCTGCACCGGATGAGCCCTCAACCCCACAGCCTGAAGGACCGGAGATCGAATTCTTCTCCGACAATTTCGATGATCCTGACAATTACGGTTCAGCCGGGAGTGTAACCATACCGTCACAATGGGTACAGGAAGGTGCTGGGGGGAGCGTCGCCAAAACGTCAACTTCAACGAGCGCTCCATCGCTGCCCAATTTTGTCAAAATTGATGCTAATGATGCGCTAGCCTTACCGCTCAATACGACTGGTTACGGAAACATCAAGCTGAGTTACTTTACAAGGGCGTCATCTTATATTAGCGGAAGTATGATCGTGGAGTGGTCGGGGAACGGAGGGAGCAGTTGGTCTACTTTAGAAGAATTCAAGCTGGCCCCAGGCACTTCTGAGCAAAAGAACAGCGAATCCAACAAACTGAAAACGTGGGTATTAGGGGGGGCTACCAACAACAACGCTAATCTGAAGATAAGATTCAGAGTGGGGGATCCCATGCAGGCGAATATGTACATGGACAGTGTGTCAATTAAAGGGCAAGCTATTCCAGGAATCCCGCCTGCTGTAACACCGGTGCCCACACCTCCGCCATCCACGGACCCGGTACCTTTCCCTGTACCAAAAGGTGTAACTTTGTATGAAGATGTTGAAATAGGAACAGCCGGCAGCCGCCCCTTGTATACCTCGATTGCCGTGCCAGATACACTGCCTGCTGCTCCATTGCCAGTCGTTGTTTATATCCATGGCGGAGGCTGGAATCACGGGGACAGGAAACAAGCGTTAGCTAACATATGCGGATATGTGACCAAGCGAGGATATATCGGCGTTTCGCTTGACTACCGCCTTACGCCTGAAGCGCCATTCCCGGCTCAGATCCAGGATGTGAAGCTGGCCATTCGCTATTTGCGGGCAAATGCTTCTCAATATCATATTGATCCTGACCGTATCGGTGTTTGGGGTTCATCGGCGGGCGGCCATCTTGCGTCGCTGCTCGGAACTTCGGGGGATCTCTTAACGAGTGATCAGGTGGTTCTCGATAATGGAAATACGGTACATGTGCCAGATTTGGAAGGCTCAGGAGGCTGGCAGGAATATTCAGATAAAGTGCAGGCAGTGGCTGACTGGTTTGGGCCTGCTGATTTCACGACTGCTTTTGCGAATAACTATAGCTCAGTAACGGCGCTTCTAGGCGGGAACAAAGCCTTCACTGTGCCAGATCAAGCGAGACTTGCGATGCCCGGTACGTATGCATCTCCGGATGATCCGCCATTCTGGATCCGGCATGGGGACGCGGATTCTACGATTCCCTATACGGACAGTGTTACGTTTGCTAATCAACTAACAGCAGCGGGTGTTCCTGTTGTTGACTTCAAAGTTGTTCCTGGGCAAGGCCACGGATTTACAGGAACAGCGTCAGAAACAGCCAATGCGGAGGCATGGGCATTTATGGATCAGCATGTTAAGAACAGGACCGTGACAGAACATATCTTATATAAAGACGGCCATACACCCAGCAATCCAAAAGATCCTAATCCTCCTGCTCCGACTGGACCGAATGTTTCAGCTGTTTTGGATCCTTCCATTTTCACAATGGAGGTTAACGGGTCAAAGGAATTGACTGTATCGCTTACGCCTAATGATGCCGTAACACAAACGGTGACATGGATAACGTATGACAGTAGTGTTGCAACCGTATCCTCGTCAGGATTGACAAGCGCATTGGTGTCAGCTGTAGGTCCGGGTACAACGAAAATACGGGCAAACGTGACAACCTCCGTCAATCAGCAGGTATATGCGGATAGTGAAATAACAGTGGTACCACAGCGACCTTCTGGACCTGGAACGGTGGTTGAAAATGAAATAGGCAGTCCACTACCAACGGATGATGCACTCATTGACAGCAGCAAAGCAGGTATGAATTTTAATTCAGCCACGGGCACAAGCGCCGGACTATTCAGTGTTTCCTCAGGAAGCACAAATAAAAAATACGTTTATTTTAAATATGATTTGTCCGGCTTGAGCGATCCTGATTACAAATATATATTTCAAGTGGCCGGGAAAAGAGGCAGCTCCAACACCAATGTGGAGCTTTCACTTTATGGGATCGAGAATACGGAATGGATGGAAACAGGTCTAACATGGGGCAACTCGCCGGTCAATAATCTGGCTGATGCCGCTTTTATTGGCAAATTCACGGTGTCGACCGATAAAGGATCCAGCCCGGAATTGTACAGTGTGGATGTATCCGATTATGTCAGAAGCCATTTGACCCAAGGCAAGGTTGCCTTTGTAGTGGGAGATCCGGAAAACACGGGTATTTCCTTAAACCTCTATTCGAAGGAAGCTAACGGCACGAGTAATCCAAGACCTCGATTAGTTGTTAAGGAGGTCGTCGATATCTCGAACGATAACACACCGCCCTCATGGCTGAGCGCCAGTCATTTAGCAGTGTCTAACCTTGGGACTGATTTCATCAACTTGTATTGGCCTGCTGCAGTAGATAATACGAAAGTTATTGAATATCGGATTTACCAAAATAATACGTTGCTGGCAGCGGTAAATGGAAGCACTTCTTATAACGCTGTTGGGTTGAGTCCAGGAGCAGTGTATACGTTCAAAGTTGAAGCAGTAGACGCAGCAGGGAATATCAGTACGTCTCCGCTGACTTTTAGCAGAACAACGCTTTCGGCACCGCTGACACCCCTAACGGTTATCGGTGTAACCGCGAGCGGCAGCGATGGAAACATCGAGATTAACACGATAGACAGCAATTCGTACACACGCTGGTCTTCATCGGGTGATGGGCAATGGATTATGTACGACTTGGACGACATCAAACGCGTCGGATATGTTGGTATTGGATTTTATAAGGGGGATGTACGATCAACGAATTTCGAAATCGAGACCTCTGAAGACGGAACAACTTGGACACAGCGATTCAGCGGCTCCAGTAAGGGCACTACTACGACTATGCAAGCCTTTGATATTCCTGATACGGATGCCAGATACGTGCGAATTTCAGGCCATGGCAATTCGGATGGCAGCACATTCACAAGCATAACGGACGTTCATGTGTATCCTCCATTCGCTAACGGGGATACGCCGGTTGCCCATATTCCTTATGTGGTACCCGGACCTCCACCGGGGGCTGTGCCCTTTACCGAGCCGGGGATGACAAATGCGGATGGCACGAACCATCCTATTCATATGCCCCATGTAACATCAGGCAGGGTTATAAATGTGCTGGATTATGGTGCGGATCCTGCAGACAACGCTGCTGACGACCGTTCTGCCATTCAGGCGGCTATCAACGCAGCTGTTGAAGGTGGCGAAGTCTATCTGCCGAATGGAACGTACAATTTGAATACAGCTCCTGACGGAACTACAAATCTATTATTGAAAACGGGGGTCAACCTCCGTGGTGAAAGTGAATCCGGTGCAGTGTTGAAAACGGCTCTTAACAAAGTTAAAAACAGCACGGTATTAAAAGCAGCCAATCAGCATGAGCTGGTTATTTCCAATCTGACACTAACCTCCACTTGGGCGGGCGCTTATACAACAGATCATACGGTAAATAATCCGGCAAATGGCGGACCGGACAGCATGATCGCTATTTCGAACTATGGCGAATATCCTTCCTACAACATCACCATAGATCACGTAACGGTTGAAAAATTTACTCGTATGGGAATTCGCATTGATAACAGTCATGATGTCGTTGTAAGAAACAGCACCTTCCGCAATGCCACTGATGTAGGGCCAGGCGGGTCAGGGTATGGAGTCGCAATCCAAGGTATGGCGAAGGTAAATCGGCTAGGGTATGACAATGATACAAAATGGAACTTGGTGGAAAATTCGTCTTTTGAGGGGCCTTACTTAAGACATGGAGCGCTCGTTCAATTTGTCGCGCATAACAACACCATACGCAACAATCAGTTTACTAGGACCAAGCTGGATGCGATTGATCTTCATGGAGAACTGGAATATTTAAATGATATATACGGAAATTTGATTACCGATATTATCACGGGTGGAGCTGTTGGTCTTGGTAATACAGGGGGTACAGCGCCAAGTAATCATAGTAAGTCCGGTCCCAAAAACCATATCCATGATAATATCATCCGAAACTCTCGAGAAGGTATTGTGGTTACGATGGGTACACCGGATACGATCATTGCGAACAATATCATTGAAAACACGACGAATATAGATGGGGCTTCTGGTATTAATGTATTGAACGGGCCAGGAACGATGATTAGAAATAACATAATTCGCAATAATACGGCGACCAATTATTGGGCTATCCTCTTAGAGCATGACAAAGGGGATGAAAAAGCGAACTATATCGGTGAAGGCGATCCGCTGAACGTGCAGATTTTGAATAATACGATTACTGGGAACGCAAATGGCATTCATCTTCAAGCGGGGACTAATATTGTGCTCAGAGGAAATATACTGGAAAACAGCGGTACGAACTACTTGAAGGCTCCGGGTGTGACAACCGTGGAGGAAGTGGAACCGCCAATTGGAGATGAACCTTCCTCCAATACTGACCTGAGCGATCTTACGCTCAGTACGGGAACACAAGAAAGCAATGCTGATATAGGCGTTACGGAAATCAAAACGGTGGGTGACAAGCAGGTAGCGTTTACATTTGTAAATGAAAAACAGATTGACAAGGCATTGCAAAACACAGACTCAAGTTTGCTTGCCATCTCGGTAGAAAGCGGAGACGCCGAACAGGTAAATGTAAAGCTGAGCAGTAAAGCGCTTCAAAAAATGATTGACGCTAAATCGATTCAGACGATTTCGGTTGATACCAAGCTGGGGACGTATCTGCTGCCGATTCAGCAAATTGACATCATCCAGTGGGCTGCACAATTGAACGTCTATCTGGAGAACATGCAGCTTGAGATCATTATTAGTCGGAATGATAGCGCTAAGCAGCATGCTGAATCATCTGGATTTAAGGTGCTTGCTGCCATCGATTTTACAATACAAGTGTCTATGGCGGATGGGAAAATGATGGATATTGATTCATTTACCCATTATGTAGCTAGGGCAATCAAAACGGAGATCCCAGTCATGGAAGGGAATCTGGCTGCCGTCCGCGTTTCTACTGATAGCAGTGGAAGTGTTAGTTACGAACCGGTTCCCTTTTCTGTAAAGGGCAATGAAGTGATTATTTACAGTAGAACGAACAGTACTTACTTGCTGCTTAAAAATCATCTTTCATTCAAGGATACCCAGAGGCATTGGGCCAAGGATGACATTGAGAAAATGGCCAATAGACGAATTGTTCAAGGAGTGTCTTCGGAGGAATTTCATCCGGATGTACCTGTTACACGTGCTGAATTCGCTGTGCTCCTTACCCGTTTTCTAGGTTTGGAGAAAACCGCAGGATTATCAGGCAAGATCAGCTTTGAAGATGTCCCGAGCGATGCTTGGTATCGTGATTCCCTTGCAGCGGCTGTAGGATCGGGAATTGTGAGCGGTTATGAAAATAACGCATTCCGTCCTGATGGAACCATTAGTCGGCAGGAGATGGCGCTTATGATCTATCGAGCCATACAATTCGCAGGCAGCAAAGATCAAGAGCCAGCCAACCAACAGCCCATATTTATGGATCAAGACATAATTGCGGACTGGGCGCAAGAGGCAGTAAACCGATTGACTGGAATGAAGCTGATGGAAGGCGTTTCGAACGGCAGCTTTGCTCCTTCGGACGTTTCGACCCGTGCACAAAGTGCGGTTATGTTATCCAGAATGCTTCCTGTACTTTCTTTTACACGGTAG
- a CDS encoding AraC family transcriptional regulator, with protein MQPFRSALPSGHEHSISGSMLPDLQVSFRVFAAHRRKVNAHWSFPEHKHSQYEINVVLEGSQHMRVEGKDYQQTEGELLWLTPNQRHSSLGALDGATMEYVCIHFEVDDPWLRQRLNQLTLVRYPVGSTLEQALRPVIQDVGLAAKESEGTQLKLLTLQASFRLFGVLIELLLQEEQHISSLTATTELAKQIAAYIERECAQSDEDNKEVQEPLRIERLAEQLGYSSTYCNRVFHKAYGISPRQYVSMIKLRKAKLLLMDPTLTIEQISEQLGYRDLSQFSKQFKRWTNMSPTAYRQLSY; from the coding sequence CTGGGCATGAACATAGCATTAGCGGCAGTATGCTTCCCGATTTGCAAGTTTCGTTTCGCGTTTTTGCTGCACATCGCAGAAAAGTGAATGCTCATTGGTCTTTCCCTGAACATAAGCATAGCCAATATGAAATTAATGTTGTACTCGAAGGCAGTCAGCATATGCGTGTAGAAGGTAAAGACTATCAACAGACTGAAGGGGAACTGTTATGGCTGACGCCCAACCAACGCCATAGCAGCTTAGGTGCACTGGATGGAGCTACGATGGAATATGTATGCATCCATTTCGAAGTGGACGACCCTTGGTTGCGCCAGCGGTTAAACCAGCTAACCCTTGTGCGATATCCAGTCGGCAGTACACTAGAGCAAGCACTTCGCCCTGTCATACAGGATGTTGGGTTAGCTGCCAAGGAGAGTGAAGGAACACAACTGAAGTTGTTGACCTTGCAGGCTTCTTTCCGTTTGTTTGGCGTTTTGATTGAGCTTCTGCTTCAAGAAGAGCAGCACATCTCCTCTCTTACTGCAACCACAGAGCTGGCTAAACAAATTGCGGCCTATATTGAACGTGAGTGTGCGCAATCAGATGAGGACAATAAGGAAGTTCAGGAACCGCTCCGGATTGAGCGGCTCGCTGAACAATTGGGTTACAGCTCCACTTACTGTAATCGCGTATTTCACAAAGCATACGGCATCTCTCCGCGTCAGTATGTCAGTATGATCAAACTTCGAAAGGCGAAACTGCTGCTCATGGATCCTACACTCACCATCGAGCAAATATCCGAGCAGCTCGGTTACAGAGATTTATCTCAGTTTAGTAAACAATTCAAACGCTGGACGAATATGTCTCCCACTGCTTATCGGCAGCTCTCCTATTAG